A genomic stretch from Telopea speciosissima isolate NSW1024214 ecotype Mountain lineage chromosome 7, Tspe_v1, whole genome shotgun sequence includes:
- the LOC122666729 gene encoding LOW QUALITY PROTEIN: nifU-like protein 4, mitochondrial (The sequence of the model RefSeq protein was modified relative to this genomic sequence to represent the inferred CDS: deleted 1 base in 1 codon) → MFIQTQSTPNPSSLMFYPGKPVMEVGSADFPNARSAMNSPLAKALYGIDGVTRVFFGSDLITVTKSDDVSWDLLKPESFAAIMDFYTSGEPLFLDSSVAASMDTAIHEDDSETVAMIKELLETRIRPAVQDDGGDIEYRGYDPESGVVKLKMQGACSGCPSSSVTLKSGIENMVMHYVPEVKGVEQELDDEDEAANVTTQMN, encoded by the exons ATGTTTATTCAAACCCAGTCAACACCAAACCCTTCGTCTCTTATGTTCTACCCTGGGAAACCAGTTATGGAAGTTGGAAGTGCAGACTTTCCAAATGCTCGTTCAGCCATGAATTCTCCTCTTGCAAAAGCTCTCTATGGCATTGATG GAGTTACTCGAGTATTCTTTGGATCAGATTTAATAACCGTGACAAAGTCAGATGATGTGTCTTGGGATCTCCTAAAACCTGAAAGTTTTGCAGCAATCATGGACTTCTATACTTCTGGAGAGCCACTGTTTCTGGACTCTAGTGTGGCAGCTTCCATGGACACTGCTATTCATGAG GATGATTCAGAAACGGTTGCAATGATCAAAGAACTACTGGAGACTCGTATACGACCAGCAGTGCAAGATGATGGT GGGGACATTGAGTATCGAGGATACGACCC AGAATCTGGAGTGGTCAAACTAAAGATGCAAGGAGCTTGTAGTGGCTGTCCTAGTTCATCTGTGACTCTGAAATCAGGCATTGAAAACATGGTCATGCATTATGTGCCAGAG GTTAAAGGTGTCGAGCAAGAACTAGACGATGAAGATGAAGCAGCAAATGTTACCACCCAGATGAATTAA